Genomic segment of bacterium:
GGCGCGAAAGCCGTCGTCGTTTGAAACGAGAATGAGGGGCCTTGTCCGGGACATCAATATTCCTAAGGTGAGCAAAAGGGCCCCGCCCCCTCGGGGCGGGGCCCGTGTCGGGCCGGCCGGATTTGAACCGGCGACCCCCTGCACCCCAAGCAGGTGCGCTACCAGACTGCGCTACGGCCCGTTGAAATTACGATTCCAGCATTTTCAGAAGCTCCTCAAGAGTTTTCTTGAGCTGCTTCAAGAATTTGACGTCCTTGGCGTTTTCGAACGTGAGGAGCAATTGTCCGGCACGGGAAGCCTGCTCCGATTCGTCGTGCGCCGCTTCCTTCTCGCCGCGCGACTCGCGCATCTTCTTGCGCGCCCCGTCAATCGTAAACCCCTCGTCGTACAGGAGCTTCTTGATGCCGATGACGGTGTCGATATCCTTACGGCGGTAT
This window contains:
- a CDS encoding MerR family transcriptional regulator, which gives rise to MSQDVEQMRASGREREPSPTIPDKLYFKIGEVARIAGVEPYVLRYWETEFKEISPVKSRTKQRLYRRKDIDTVIGIKKLLYDEGFTIDGARKKMRESRGEKEAAHDESEQASRAGQLLLTFENAKDVKFLKQLKKTLEELLKMLES